In Granulicella mallensis MP5ACTX8, the sequence CCATCGCGCATGGGGACCATCTCCACACGCTTCACGTAGTCGTAGTCGTCCTTCGGAGCGGTGAACTTCGCCGGAATGTCCGGAGTTGTGGTCGGGGTTTGCGCGAAGGCAGATAGTCCCAGCGACAGGGCTGCCAGGGCAAGGGTAAGAGTACGGGGAGTAAGAGACATGAGCCGTCCTTATTTCTCAAAAGATTTACTGGATGCAATGCGATTGGAGTGATAGCCCTGCTGCGAGCTGATTCGCAGTATACCAAGACGAATCGACGGAACCGGATTCCTGCGTAACAATGCACTAAGCCCCACTCGTGGAGAACGCCTTGCTGCTCTGGACTTTTTTTCTGCTCGCCTTTAGCGCGATGCTCCCGTTAATCAACCCGTTAGGGTCGGCACTGGTCTTTGTCGGTCTCGTCGGCCCTGAACCGCCGGAGGTCTATCGATCGCTGGCGCGCCGAATCGCCATCAATACGGTCATCTTCCTCTCGATTATCGAGGTTGTAGGATCGGCCATCCTCAATTTCTTTGGGGTCTCTCTTCCGATCGTGCAGGTTTCGGGCGGCATTGTCATCGCGGCTATAGGCTGGTCGCTTCTCAACGAAAACGACGCCCATGCAAACGTAAAGAATAAGCAGGCGGAGATGGAGGCTCAGTCCGACGCTGGAGCGCGGGATCTCCAGGAAAAAGCCTTCTACCCGTTCACCTTTCCTGTGACGGCAGGTCCTGGCACGCTTGTTGTGATGCTGACACTCAGTGCACACGCCTCAAATCCAATGCTCTCGAAGAATGTGCTGGGCCATCTTGGAATATTTCTGGCAGTCATCGTTCTTAGCGCGCTGATCTACCTCTGCTATGCCTACGCTCCAAAGATCACAACTTCGATCTCGGAGTCCACGGCGCACGGAATCCTGCGAGTCGTGGCTTTCATCCTGTTGAGCATTGGCGTCCAGATCGCCTGGAACGGCCTCTCCGTACTGCTTGCCTCTGTGCTTAAGCGATAGACAAGCACAGAGGCTGCGCAAGAACCGGAAGGGCAAGGTCGAAACCGAGCCCTTCCGATTTGTACTCATCATGACTACTGAACAATTTTGATAGGAGCCTGCCAGAACGTGCTCTTCATGTCTGTTGGATCAAGTACAGTCACCTGACAATCGTATTCACCAGGTGAAAGCTGAGGCGGCAGGCTAAGGCTGAAGTTGAGAGGCACCATGCCCAGGTGGCTTCCGGCCGCAGGAGTAACAGCTATAGGCTGCGTCTCAAAGACCTTTGCCTGATCACGATAAAAGCTTACGAACGCGACGAGCGGCTTGGGAGTTGTAGCAGCCTCCTCGTAAGCCTGCAGATAGACGTACATCTCCCTGCCGCTGTTGAAGACTCGCGTCACGCTCGGAATCAGTTTCTTCCCATCCTGTACCAGCGGATTAACGGCTGCCTGCTTGATCTGGTCTTTGCTCTTCGCTGCGTCATAAAGGGCATCCTTCATGTCGACGCGCTGGCTGCTTAGAACCACGGAACTGATAGGGACACGCTTGTCTTCTTTATTCAGATTTGGAATGACAAAGTTTGTCTGATAGGTACCAATTCTTCCCGTCTCGTCATCACGAGCCAGAAACTTGATGGCGTATTTACCGGGCAACAGCGTATAGCCTCCATCGTATTCAATCGGCCGATGGCTAAGCTCGCTGGCGGTGGCATCGCTCAGCTTGATGTTGACGTTGTCACGCATGTTCTCAACGGTAATGCCGCCGTAGATATCCTTGATCTCTCCGACAAAGTCGATGAGCGTATGGTCGGCTCCTCCACGTTTGGCCAGCGCCAGTTCACGCCCGGGAATCTTCACCATGATAGGAACGAAGTACTCCGCACGATTGAGTTGGAAGTAATTGATCTCCATCGCGACAGTGAGTTCGGTGATGGGATCGCCCAGCATGAGGGCATCCTCGAGTTGGCGCTCCTTGTCGGCGACCGAAAACTTGCTGAACACTTTACCGGCGAAGTATCCCTGCCGGTAGTCGAGTTTGGCGTTGGCATCCTTGTTGAGGGTGACCTTGATCTTGCGGAAACGGCCGTCGAGAGCGGGGTTAGAGGTGTAGTACTCGATGATGTAGTAGTCGGAGATGGCCTGCTGCGCCTGTACGATTCCCTTCGTCAGGTCGTTGTAATCCAGCAGCGCCTTGCCGCCGGTATCGCCGGCGAGCGCGAAGAGAGTGTCCTGCGACTGCTGAAAGTTGCCCGTCGTAGCAAGTGCCGCAGCGCCGGTGTACATCCCCTGATTGCCTGGCGAACCCTGCGTGGCATCGCCGAGTGGAGCTCCCGCAACGAGGCCGCGCGCGTCGATGGGCCAGAACGAGACGCCTGCGCGGATAGCTGCATCGACAGTGGCATGAAGCTGCGCCTGGTTATCGACGCCATTCAGTCGTAGGCCGCTGGCAAAGTAAATCAGCGATTTCTTCTCGCTTAGCTGGCCCAGCATGTTCGCAGCGGTCTGCAATGCGGATAGCTGGCGGTCGGTGTTGAAGACATTGAACTCACCGTCATCCTGACCGAAGGCAGCGCCGGTGTCGGCGCTGCTGGCATCATCGACGGACTCGACCGAGCCCTGGCCTTCTCCAACGATCAATGTTTCCAGGATGCTGAGAAGCTTGTTTCGATCGGCGGTGAAGTCTTGCAACACATCCACCGAGCCTCCCTGGTAGCGCAGGATCGAGACAAGGTCGACTTCAGTTAACTGGGTGCGAACGAACTTCTCGGCCGCGCTCAGAGCACGCAACTGCTCGGCGGGGCGCATCGCGCTCATATCAAAGTAGAGCGCGAGAAGACGACGGTTTTTGTACCTGAGATTATCGGTGGACTCCGGCGCGACCTGCGTGTGCGCGAGCCGGTTGTAAATCTTGATGTCTTCCTTGCCGGCGGCAACCGGTACAACTGGAAGAGGGTTCGTCGGAAGCACCTGATGCTCGCAGAAGCGAATCTTCTGAGGTATGCCGTCCTCAGTAAGCGTAAAATCCTGCGCCGTGAGGCCAGGGACAGGATTGCCCTGCTTATCTTTGACGACAACCGTCTCAACAACCAGCTGAGATCGCACCGACAGCGTAAAGGTGGTTGGCGCGTCCGGATCTTTATTCTGGCCGATTGTCTGGGCACCAGCCCCTGTGCTGAAACCAACCGCTGCGAGAAGAAATGCTATGAGTATCGATCGCATACTAGAACCTCAATCTCGCGGTAGTTTGCAGGCTGCGCATGGCGTTGGTAGATGCTGGCAGTCCGAAGAGCGGGCTGCTCAAGGCCGGATTCGAAGCGACGCCTATAACTGGATTTAAAGTCGTGTTCCAACTAGTGAAGACGACGTGATTCAGCAGATTGGTGGAGTCGACGCGTATATCAAGATTGTATTTTTTACCCACACGAAAGGTCCGAGCGAGAGAAAGGTTGAAGGTGAACTCCCCTGGGCCGGCAATAGAGTCTCTTCCCGCATCTCCCCATTGTCCGGGTTGAGGGGCGGCAAAGGCAGAGGGATTGAGAAACCGCCCTCCAGTTGCTGCATGGATAGGTTCGGAGGTTCTATCCGGACGGATGCTGCCCGTTACGCCTGTGCCAGGTACGGCAGCGAGATAGATCGGCGTCTCCGGCAGACCGCTGCCTGCAACGATCGTGCCTACGACCGTCCATTCCTTGAATGCTCTTCCTCGCCATCCGGTCATCAAAGTTCCCCCACCAAGCCCCATACCGCTTGTGTACTGAAAGGTAGCGTTCAACAGATGTCGTTGGTCAAAGGTCGAAAGCCCCCGCTCCGCATCCAGGTCGAGCCAGTTCTGGGCAATAGATGCGTTCGCCGCGGCCTGACTCACTGCACCGGCAGCTACCGGCCCCTGGCCTCCAAGCACGGAGTCATCATCGATCGATTTCGAGAAGGTGTACTGCAAAGAAGCGGTAAAGCCGCTACGCAGTCTGCGCCGCAGTTGAATGCTTCCAGCCTGGCGCGTAGAGCTTCCGTTGGAGGTGCGGTACACAAAGCCCAGAGGGCAAGAGGGACATGGATTTACTGTGCCGATGGGATAGGTGTTCGGCAAGAACTCCTGCACACCATGTGCACCCTTGATCCCGAGATAAGTTGCAGTCATCTGCAGCGCAGCAGGCAGGTCACGCTGTACCGCAACCTGCCAGGTCTGCGCGTAGCCTACGCGGAAGTTCGGATCGACCGCGAATGAATCCTGCGTCGTCGGAGGACATGGAATAAACCCATTAGCGAGCGACAGCCTGCAGGTAGCGCTGTTGTATTGGACATTCAAGCTGGTTGAGAGTGGAGCTTGCTGCGCTAGTTGCAACGCAGTTCCTGTGTAGACCGACGTGTCCTGGTAGATTCCGTAGCCTGCACGAACCACCATGGAAGATCCCGGGATGGGCCGCCATGAAAGTCCGAGACGAGGTTCGACGCCACTCTTGTCCGGCCGTATCAACGAAGTAGGATAACTCTGGTCCGTCAGAGGGCCAGTAGGACTGCTGCCTAATACCGGCGCAACGGCTGAAAAGCCTGAAGCGACATCCAGATTGACGAGCCGTCCCTTCAACTCAGTGATGGGCGCGCCATACTCCCAGCGAACGCCGACGTTGAGGGTGAGATCCGGCCTGATTCTCCAGTCGTCCGTCGCGTAAATTGCATAGACAGATTGCCGGAAATATTTATCTGCGTTGCCAAAGGCGATCTGGCTCGTGTCCGGAATGCCGGCGAGGAAATCGGCGAAGTCTGAAACGCCCGTTACAGCGCCGGTAAAGGTGTAGGAGCCGCGCGGGTTTTGTTGCGACAGGTAGTTGAACTCCTGCCTGCGGAAGTCGGTGCCGAAGGTAAAGTTATGATGCCCTCGATACCACTCCAAGGAGGGTGCAATGCCATCGGTGCGGTTGCGATTGAAAGAGCTCTGGGCATCCGAGAGTGAGGCGATACCGCTCGAAAAGGTGAGGGACGGAGGACCCCAGTTGGTGGGGTCCTGGTTGTTCCCGTAGGGAGTTGCAGGAGTGTTGGCCGAGATACCCGCTAGCCCGGATACGTTGGTGCGGTTTGCAAAGTATGGCGTTACCTGCGTTCTCAAGCGGCTAAAGCTAAACCCGGTATTCAGATAGAGACTGTGATTGAAGCGGTGTTGCCAGTTAAGCGTCGTGTTAATGCCCAGCGTGTCGGTTGTATCGAGAAAGCCGAAGAGATTTGTGCCGTCCGCACGGGTGCTCTGAAAGGCAAAGCTGCCATAGACCTCGTCTCTATGCCCGATGGACTTATCAAGACGCGTTTGCAGGACATCCTGATGCGAAGCGCTGAGAATCGGAATCTGGTAGTTATAGAGCGAGGTCCCCGACACATTGGGCAAGGGATAGAGCGCCAACAGAGCCTGCGCCACGGGGTCGATAGGGGTGGCGCTGCGCTGCTCCAGGGTCGGCACCAATCCGGAATCTGTCGTGGCAATGCTGCTGCGCGTCGTCAGATATTGGATGAAGAAATTGGGACCGCGAGGCATCAGGTGGGGAATATTCAGCGGGCCGCCAAAGGTCAGGCCTGCTGTGATCGTGTTGTAGGCAGACTTCGGGGTGTCTAGTCCGCTCAACGAATAAGGCCGAGCATCGAGTGCGGAGTTATCTAGCTTGAGAACAAGCCCACCCGTATAGAGACTCTTTGATCCCTTTCGCGTATTTCCGAATGCCTGGGCGAGTGTGAACTGCGACGTCGCCGCATTGTTCACGCTGCCGTTGACGAGAAAGCCGTCGGAGGATTGCTGGTTGGAAGTGTCTGCCGGTTTTGGCATAGCTGCATTCTCCGCGGGCTTTGGAGCATCGATCTTGCCCGGTGTGGCTGCAACGCTGGGATTGGGCGGCAGTACAGGCGGCGGTTTAATAATCTTGGTCTGCGCGATGATCTGATCGAGCGGGAGCATCTTCAACTCCCACTTGATGGACGGCATATTAGAAGAGATCGTGACATCCTGCTCGACTGGAGAGAAGCACGACATCACAACTTCAATCTTCCATGCGCCATCCGGAAGATCGGGAAAAGAGTAGCTTCCCTGCTCGTTGGAGATTGCGACGAATTTCTTACCGCCTTGCGTAGCCGTAATCGTCGCACCCGGGACCGGCAGACCGTTGAAGGTCACCTGGCCATGATGCTCCGACGCTATAGCTAAACCTGATGTAAATAGAAATGCAAGAAGACAGAAGAGGCGAAGATACCTGCTCACCCGTTGCGACAATATCGAATACGTCATCCGCAGCTCATTCTCCGAAGGTCTCTCATGATCTATACGTTAGTTCAACGAGAGATGTTCAATATGGTCGACAACAATAAAATTCACGGGACCCTTTTGTGCCTCGAGCTTTAGCCCGAGTTGTTCCTTCAAAGCCTCAAGAAACGTCGGTCCTGACGTATCAGAGGGGATGTCCATGGCGGAGGCTATGGAGTGATGAGTTTCAGGAGTCCACTCAAGCGTGAAATCGAAGGTTCCACTCAGCCCGGTCCGATCCATAACAGGCCGTCCTAAAGCTCCCCAGTCAGGCAATGCGCTTGCGATCAATCCTATATTCACATTGCGTGCGCCGACGTTTAGGCGGGCGGGGGCGCTCGCCGGAATCAATACAGGGCCCCCGCAGGTCTGGGGAAATCCTCCGGCTGTTGCCGAGGGTGCAGCGTTAGAGGCGCGATCTGGTTCAGGTGTAAGTGTTGTGGAGCAGGAAGAATCGTTTGGATGGGGCCGGAGTCTTGGGCCCGTCTTTTCTGGCTTCGACAGAAGAAGTGCGAGTACGGGAACCTGCCGAGTTTCGTTGTGGACCGTCAACTTGAAACGATCCGCGAGTAGAGACCGCATCATCAAGCGCATCTCGTCCTTGGTGGGAGAGCCTTCCGACCGTGCCTGAATATCAAATCGGTCGGATGAAACCCAGTCAGGCAATCCAGACCGGAGAAATTGCAACTGATTGTTGGTCAGCTTGTACGCGAAAGCGATGTACACGATCAGAGGTGTACTGCTTGCCGAAAATAAGCCTCCATTGGGAGCATAGACATCACCAGGCCCCAGAAGAAAGTTAGACTTCGGCTTGTCGTCGGACTTGTTCTGCTTGACGGAGGCCACGTCGAATTGAATCTTTTGGCTGCCAGATGTCTCTGCTGAGGGAATTGCCAGTGGCGATTGTGCCTGGCTTTGGGTTGGAAGCACAAGTTGCATGGCTACAACGATTAACCCCAGCGTAATCATCGAATGCCTTTTTCGGCCCCATAGCTTGTGCCCGGCGTGTTCGGTCAACATCCTGATGATCCTTCTCTTGACTCAGGCTACAAGCTTAGACATTACTTTCCCGTGCACAACGAGTTCGCTCAAAGGCACAGATGGTTCCAACTTTGACTTCGATATTCGTCAGACGAAGCAAGTCTGACGATGTCATCGTCACTCGTTAGTTTGCGGAAGGTTTTTCGATACGATCGAGTACAAGAACATCGGTTGCAGTCTTCTTCGCCTCCAGTTTCAACCCAAGTCGCTGGATCGCCTCAAAGAATCCTGGTGCCTCTTCAGCGCCCTCGGAAGCCTTTGTAATCGGGATCGGCAGATGCCCCTTGAACTGCGAATCATCGGGGGCAAAGGTAAGGTTGAAATCGTACTTTCCTGAAATCCCTGTCTGATCGACCACTGGACGGTCAACCACCACCATCTGCAGGGCGTCCGCAAACTGCGCCATGGTGAAATTTACCACCGGGATGGTTACTCCCCCAGGAGCAGGCCTCAACCCGAAGCCTCCCCCCGGTCCGGGAAATTGAGTTGGAGTCAGCTTCGGTCCGTCCTTTCCAGCGGTCAACACGAACGCCGAAAGCTCTCGTTTGTCGTGATGGAACTTTACCTGAAACCGATCGACCAGCAGCTTCTGAAATACAGTCTGCAACTGCTTAGTGTCTGGATCCCCCTCCACATTTACTGTGGCCTCGATATCGTAACGATCTTTGTCCGACCAATCCGGCGCTCCTACAACCTGTTTTGCCTGAAGGTGATATGCAAAGCAGATCAGATCGACCAAAGATGCATTGTTTGAGATGACGGCATGCCCGTTAAAACCAATACTCTGCACGTTTGGAGATCCGGAGTTATTCGGCTTAATGGTCGCCACATCAAACGAAGGGTCGGCATCTGCCGCCATCGCCTTCCTAGGTACAAATGCCGGAATCTCCCACGCTGTCTCCGTAGTCGCCCGCACCAGAGTCAGCGGCCGCGGGGTGGGCCCCTGGCTCCAGGTTCCTACGATGGATTTACCATCCGCACTCAGCTTCCCTTCGTATTTACCGAAGAACCACTCAGCCTTGAAAGTAGAATCATCCAAAGCGACAGAAGAAGAGCTCATCGGTCGAGCATCCTGATCAATGCTGTACATGACAGCCTTCAACTTGCCATCGTTCTTTGAGATTTTGAAAACAGTCCGGAGATCTCGATTGCCCGTCAACGTTCCCTGCCAAGTCCCGGTAATGCCTGTTGCATTCTCAGTCGTGGTCTGGGCTTGCACATGCTTGATGTGTACCAGGCCAAAGATGACCGGCGTCGTCACGGCAACGATTGCAGCGATACCAAGCAAAAGCTTTCTGCCGAAATCGAGTTTCCGCACTGCCTGCTCGGTCATGATTCGCACGATGCGCCGCTTCAAGTCCGCCCCGGTAATTCCTGAGACACAAGCCAACGGCGACTCGACGTAGAACTTGCAGACGCTGAGGATGCTCTCGGCATAGAGGGGCGCGTCGTTACCCGACTGCAGTACGGCTTCGTCGCAGGCCCGCTCACGCTCATCCAACAGCCGAGCCTTAATCCACCACACCGCGGGATGAAACCAGAAGAGCGTTTCCACGATCATGTGGATGGCCGCAGTGAGATTGTCGCGCCGCCGAATGTGGCACATCTCATGAGCGATGATCGTGCCGAACTGCGGCGGGGTAAGACGTTCATCGATTCCCTTCGGCAGCAGCAGCACAGGACGAACGATACCGAAGACGCCAGGCTCAAGAAGGTTGGGAGAAGAGAGAACAGGCAAATCTCCCAGCAGCGTCGTCTGGGTAGAAGCACGGACAATCGCGCGAACCTTCCACCAACTGCGTGCCCAGGAAAACACGATAGCCAGCGCGCCGCACAGCCAGACTGCAAGCAGTATCAGCGGCCAAACCTCGGTGTGGGTCAAAGCTGCGGCAGAAGCGGTGCCAGCATGAACGGCAACAGAAGAAGTAGCAGTGGCAGAGGCCGCAGTCTGGGCAAAGGGCTGCGTGAACTGCTCCATCACGTCTGCGAATGCTGGCTGTTGAATAGGAGTAGCCATCCTAGCGCGCAGCGATTCACCGGCCACAATAAGAAGTGAGAATGGAACTAGAAACTTCAGGGACGAGATCATCCACACCCAATAGCGCATCCTGGCGTGATTATTCCGCAGAGCCAGTGTAAGGAGCCATGCCATCAAAACGATAACGGTCGACTGCCAGAGATGATTGACCAGCGCCGCAGTCCGCATTTCATTCCAGAATGATGAAAGCATCATAGCTTCTTCTCCTTTGCAGAAAGGCTCCTCAACGTCTTCTCCGCTTCCTTTACATCCTCCAGCGTGAGTCTGCCGGATTCGATCAGATGCACCATGACAGGCTGCGTACGTCCCCCAAATAGAGCTAACAGGTCGTCGACAAGCCTGCGCTGTGCTGCATCGCGAGAGATCGTTGCTTCGAAGACATGGAAGTTTCCGACCTTCCTCACGCGCCGCAGTATCTTCTTCTCTTCCATGCGGTACATGGTGGTTTGGATCGTCGTATAGGCAGGCCTTCCCTTCTCAGGAAAAGCTTCCTGTATCTCGCGGATTGAGGATTCGCCTCGAGTCCAAAGCGTCTCCATGATCCGCAGTTCGAGTTTCGTCAGTTTGGGTCCCGGCATCTTAGCAACTACCTCTGTGTTTTTCTCTACTACATATGTGGTAGAAGCTACCACGAGTGTTTGAGCGAAAGCAAGAAGAGATAAACGGGGGTTGATTTGCGAACCGGGGCCGCCAAAGATCCGCAGCGAACAGCTTTGGGATGCCTAATCTTCAGAAGGCATCTGAACGTGGTCGACGACGAGTGTGTCTACTGGGCCTTTGGAAGGTTGCAGTTTGAGACCTAGCTGCTCCTGCAAGGCCGTGAAGAAGGGGGCCGCGGAGGATTCGGAAGAAGCATCCGGATCATCCTCCGGCGCCCACTCCAACAGGAGATCGTATTTACCTGTAAGCCCGGTCTTATCAGCGACGGTGCGATGCAGTCGATCCCCTAACATATTCGCCAAGATCCCCAAAGAAATAGCATGAGCTGTAAGTTCTGTGTTATAGACCGTCACGCCGCCACGCCCCACGCCGTTTGGGCTTTTATCTTCAGGAGAACCCTCAGGTGCGGACTCCTTGAACTTTGGGCCATCTTTGACGAGGATCATCTCGTAAAGGGGAAGCACTTTGGTTTCGGTGTGAGCCTTGAGCTGGAAACTGTCCCTCAGAAATTGCTGGATCATGGACCGGCGTTGTTGGCGACTAAGCTTCCTCAGAACCTCGACGTCCGGTTCGACGATCTTTGCTCTGACATCGAAACGCGCCGAGTTTGCCCAGCCTGGCAGGCCAAAGACTAAATCCTCTTTTATACCGTAGGCGTCCTCAAGAAGCCTCTTCAATGAGACGTTCGTTGCGGAATAGCTGTCGTCGTTGCTGTGGATGCTGACGCTCCCACTCTCGGACTTGTTGGGCTTAATCGAGACGATATCGTATGCGGGTGCTGTAGCTTCTGTGACGACGGGCCGAGAAGGCGTTCCACTTTGGCTTGAGATCGCCTGTCCAAACAATCTGCTTATAGGAATCATGAGCAGTACGGCTAGCAGCGCAACGCAAACTGCCGTCTTCCCAATGAGTTTGCTCATACCTTGATCGATCCTCTTCTTCATACCGGTATTTACTAATTTTTTGAAGGTTTTTCGACAGCATCGATCACCAGGGTCTCGACTGGCCCCTTTGTCGGTTGGAGTTTTAAGCCGAGTTGCTCCTGCAGGGCGGTAAAGAGAGTCGGCCCTGCATCCGCGGAGACATCGGCAGCCTCTCCTTCCCCAGGATTCCATTTGAGATCGATATCGTACTTGCCGGCGATTCCGGTCTTGTCCAGCACCGTACGCTGCATGGAAGACGACAACCCGTCGGCCAGGTCCTGAAGTGTTACGGCCCCTCCCTTGAACATACCTGGCCCCAATCCCCGAAAATTCGGAGATGATGGTTGTGCCTCTTTGATCTTGAATCTGCCTTTTTCCTTTACCAGTTCATAGATAGGCAGCACCTTTGTTTCGAGGTGGGTCTTCAACTTGAAACGATCGACAAGGAGAGACTGAAGCATCGCCTGGCGCTGCTCTGGAGACAACTTATTGAAGGCATCTACATCTGCGCCAGCGACCTTGGCTTCGAGATCAAAGCGAGTTGAACTCATCCAGCCGGGAGCGCCAGAGATAAGATCCTGTCTGATCCCATAGGCATAGGCAATGAGTACCTCCAACGAAATATTCGTTGCTCGAAAGCCATCGGACATATACGTCGACAGCATCGTGTACTCGGCAGACTTACTTTCCTTGACGGAAACGACATCATAATCCGGCACCTTCACCTCGGAGTTCGCGGTCTTCGAGGTGAAGGTGGATGGACTGGGCGAGCCTTGTGCCGATGCGTTCGCGGCGGCGCACAGCAGTGCTACCGCAAATACTGGAATGTAAATTTGCCTACGTATAAACCGTTTGCTCATGGCGCGAACGAGACTCTCTTCGATATGGTTAGACGAAGTTCTCGCCCTCGACTAATTTGCCGAGGGCTTCTCCACTTTATCGATAACGATCACGTCGACGGGAGTCTTCTTAGCCTCTAACTTCAGGCCTGCCTGAGCTTGCAGGGCTTGAAAGAGATCGGGAGCAGTTTCTGTCGCATCGGTCTGCGGCGGCAACTTCGGTGGATGACCGTTGAACTGCGAGTCATCAGGTGTGAATGTGAACTTGAAGTCGTACCTGCCTGTAATGGCTGTCTGATCTACTACAGGGCGATCCAACACGAGCATCTGCATGAAACTCGTAAAATCTTCCATCGTCGAATTGATTACGTTCAGCGTTACACCGCCGGATCCTGGTCGCATACCAAATCCAGGGAGTGGACCGTTCAACTGCGTCGGCGTCAGCTTTTGTCCATCTTTTCCTACCGTAAGCACGAAGGCCGAAAGCTCTCGCTTATCGTGATGGAAGGTCAGCTTGAAGCGATCCGTCAGCAGTTTTCGCATCATGTTTCTTAGCTGCTTATCGTTAGGTACGCCCTCCTGGTCGGGCACACCATCGATGTCGTACCGGTCTTTGTCCGCCCAATCGGGGCCACCTATGATTTGTTTCATCTGGACGTTGTAAGCAAACGCGATGAGATCACCCAGCGAGCCGTTGCGAATGGTAAAGTTGCGCCCTCTCACGAAAAGCCCTTGCATGCTCGGGCCTCCGGAGTTGTTTGGCTTAATGGTCGCTACGTCAAACGCTGGGTTCGCATCTGCCGCCATCAACTTTGGGGGTGCCGGAGGTGCTGGAATCTCCCACGCTGTTTCCTTGGTCGCTCGAGCCAGGTTCAGCGGTAGCGGACTGCCCTGTATCCAACTTCCTGCGATCGACTTTCCGTCCGTGCTGAGCTTGCCTTCATAATTGCCCATGATCAGTTCGATCTTCAGGGTTGAATCTACGAAGGTGACAGACGAAGCCTTGAAGGGCTGTCCTCCCTGATCGATGCTGTTCATAACAGCTCTCAACTTGCCGTCGTCCTTCGAGATGGTCAGAACGAGTCGCAGTTCTTTTCCGTTCGGCGGCGCCAGCGTCCCCTGCCATGCGCCGGTAATGTCCTGAGCGAACAACGCGCTCCCCGATAACGTTAAGAACGCGATGATCCACAGAATCATCTTCTTCATAGACAATCTCCTGAAACCTGTTTACAGACTTCGACCAGGGCCCGGCAAGAAAACGGCGTTGTGTCTTTATAGCAGTTAGACGATGTGCTGTAGGAAAATGGGATCGAAAATCGGCAGCTCTCAATACATTGGGCAGAAGAAGACGCCATGCAAAGGCATGGCGTCTTCTGTGTCTGTATCGAAACAGCTTATGCGTTGCGGAGATTGCCGATCATAGCCTGAACGTCCGCGACGTCCACCACGAAGCGGGATGAGCCATCAAACTGGTCTGTTTCCTCCAGCACCCAGTTGCGCTCATGCTGCATTCCGCTGGCTTCGCTGCTGCGGAGTGAACCATGGAAATGGTTCGCACCAGTAGATCGAGCGAGGGCGATTGCATCCTTGATGCGGAGACCTCCCCCGACAGCGATCTCAATTCGTCCAGCAGCTTGCTGTACCAATTGCGCCAGCTTGCCGGCTCCCGCCAGAACATCGGGTTCACCACCCGAAGTGAGAATACGTCTGCATCCTGTGCCAAGGATATCTTCGAGGGCTTGCTCAAGAGCGACGGTGTAGTCAAAGGCCCGATGGAACGTGACTTCCAGCGGTGCAGCCAGCTCTACGAGTTCACGGGTACGCTCGACATCCACCGTGCCATCGGCACGGAGAATACCGAGGACAAAACCTGTAGCTCCAAGGGTGCGTGCATGAGAGAGGTCTTCCTGCATGAGCTTAAACTCATCCTCCGTATAGAGGAAGTCGCCGCCGCGAGGCCGCAGCAGGACATGCACGGGGAGCTCGCTGCGCAGAACCGCTGCACGGATAAGACCGTGGCTGGGTGTGAGGCCGCCCTCACTGAGCGCGGAGCAAAGTTCGATGCGGTCCGCCCCTCCTTCGCGTGCTGCGAGGCAGGCCTGGATACTCTCCGCACAAAGTTCGAAGACAATCTTGCGCATTAAATCACACGGACCAAATGAAACA encodes:
- a CDS encoding copper homeostasis protein CutC: MRKIVFELCAESIQACLAAREGGADRIELCSALSEGGLTPSHGLIRAAVLRSELPVHVLLRPRGGDFLYTEDEFKLMQEDLSHARTLGATGFVLGILRADGTVDVERTRELVELAAPLEVTFHRAFDYTVALEQALEDILGTGCRRILTSGGEPDVLAGAGKLAQLVQQAAGRIEIAVGGGLRIKDAIALARSTGANHFHGSLRSSEASGMQHERNWVLEETDQFDGSSRFVVDVADVQAMIGNLRNA
- a CDS encoding TIGR03435 family protein; this translates as MKKMILWIIAFLTLSGSALFAQDITGAWQGTLAPPNGKELRLVLTISKDDGKLRAVMNSIDQGGQPFKASSVTFVDSTLKIELIMGNYEGKLSTDGKSIAGSWIQGSPLPLNLARATKETAWEIPAPPAPPKLMAADANPAFDVATIKPNNSGGPSMQGLFVRGRNFTIRNGSLGDLIAFAYNVQMKQIIGGPDWADKDRYDIDGVPDQEGVPNDKQLRNMMRKLLTDRFKLTFHHDKRELSAFVLTVGKDGQKLTPTQLNGPLPGFGMRPGSGGVTLNVINSTMEDFTSFMQMLVLDRPVVDQTAITGRYDFKFTFTPDDSQFNGHPPKLPPQTDATETAPDLFQALQAQAGLKLEAKKTPVDVIVIDKVEKPSAN